The window CACTTCTTTTTTTCAATGCTTAATTTTCCAAACGCAAAAGCATGAATATAGCATTGATTATAAAGTCTAATCGCCAGCCCATGCACAAGTTCATACACACCCCCTTGTACCTCATATTTTTTCTCATTTTCTTTTTCCTCTGATTCATAAAATATGCCTTTTAAACGTAAATAGAAAATAATACCGAAATAGTGGGGGAATTTTTTATGAATAGTGAGGTAACTTTTGCCCGAAATGAGCTATTTGGGGTATTTTTCGGCCAAAAATGGGGGGTAAGTTAAAAAATTGGCAGTTGTAATTATATGATATATCATTACTTGCAAGCGTTGAGCAGTCTCAATTTATTGACTATTCAAATATTTTATTTTATATACCTCAATATACTGAGCATATGTTTCAGGGTCTATAGGCAAGACTTTATATATTTTCCCATCTTTATAAAAGCAGTTCTTAGAAATATTTTTGGATTTAAAAAAGTACAACCATTCTCCTTTTTTATTAAAAATATCAACAGAATTTTCATAATTTGGATTCATATTATCTTCGTATGTTTCTCCTGAAATTACCCATATATTCTCCCTCAAATCCTGAAACATCGTTCGAAGAACGGGAGGTGCTGGAGGAAATTTCGTTTTTCCCATATCAATCGATTTCTTATGCTTTGAATAAAGTTCTTCTCTTGCTTCTTCTGAGTATTTTTCTATTTGATATTCCCTGCCGAATATCAGCCTCGGTTTTCCTAACTTATCATACTTTATTATCGAATATTTATTAAGATTATCTTCAGGGAAATAAAACTCACCGCTATCTAATATTAATATCCATTCCCAGCAGGGAGGCCCACTTAATCCAAGAGGATATTTGTATCTAAAGAGCTCTTTTCCTCCAGAAAAAGTTTCTTCCAAAGAGGTTAAGATCAATTCTAATTTAGTAAAGGTGCGGTCTGTTTTCCCCTTAAGAAGATAAAACTTATCACCTACGGCTATTATTTTTAGCGGGTTATCATATATTAATTGGATAATATGTTTAGAAATATATTCACCTTGAAGATTGGCAATTTTTAGCTCAAAAAACCCTTGAAATACATAGATTTTATCCTTTCTAATAACCGTAAAATTTGCATCTAAAAATTCATTTGGCCCCTGCCCTCGTCTTCCAAATTTATTCACGAATTTCCCATTTTCGTCAAATACGGTTATTGTTCCTTCATATCTATCAAGAATGTATAGATTATTGTTCATATCAAAATCGACGCAACCCTGATACTCATATTGCTTACTAAATAAATTTATTTGTGTAACATCGATACTATATAATTTTTCTAAATACACGTAATTATTATCTCGATATATTGGCGAAGAGCTGATTATTTTTGGGATT is drawn from Acidobacteriota bacterium and contains these coding sequences:
- a CDS encoding 6-bladed beta-propeller, whose product is MSIKNKIYFVLEIMPIITILISCSSKSDKIPKIISSSPIYRDNNYVYLEKLYSIDVTQINLFSKQYEYQGCVDFDMNNNLYILDRYEGTITVFDENGKFVNKFGRRGQGPNEFLDANFTVIRKDKIYVFQGFFELKIANLQGEYISKHIIQLIYDNPLKIIAVGDKFYLLKGKTDRTFTKLELILTSLEETFSGGKELFRYKYPLGLSGPPCWEWILILDSGEFYFPEDNLNKYSIIKYDKLGKPRLIFGREYQIEKYSEEAREELYSKHKKSIDMGKTKFPPAPPVLRTMFQDLRENIWVISGETYEDNMNPNYENSVDIFNKKGEWLYFFKSKNISKNCFYKDGKIYKVLPIDPETYAQYIEVYKIKYLNSQ